The region acaaacatctaaaaataatgaagaaaaacaagtaattaaagataaaaaaaaaatcacaaaaaaattacttGTGAAAAATTTAGCTTTTCAAGTAACGAAAGAAGaattaagaaaattattttctgcatttggtaatattaaaaatgttagaATACCTAAAAATGCATACAATAGAAGTAGAGGATATGGATTTGTTGAATTTATGTCTAAAAATGAATGTCTTGCTGCCATAAATGCATTACAACATACCCATTTATATGGAAGGCATTTAATTATCGATTTTGCTAATGATTTAATATTTGATCAAAATGTAGACGAATTTgataaaatgaaagaatCACAAAATAATGCCAACCAAAATAGTAAAGATGTCATAACTTCGGAACAAGCTAAACGAAAAtcaatatatgaaaatgaaaaatcgACAAAAATTAGtgaatcaaaaaaaaggaaaattatGGGGAACCTCGAAAATGTCTAATATACTACGTTATGCCCTTCGatcattttatttgcaATATATTTGCAATCCTATTttagtataattttttatgtagtgtatataaatattaaaagcaTATACAAAAAGTAATCAAGAAGAAATAACAGTTTTATCAAGACTAAAAAAgagtattaaaaatttggaGGCGATTTATTCTAACAATGTTAACCAATTTgaaattagaaaaaatgaaagataattttaacaaacaaaaatatgtaataaaaaaaatattttttgcacACTTTCATTTaagcataaaaattatgaaaagtAAAGTTTTGAAATCCATAAATAGTGGAAATTTTCAAAGAAACCACGAAAGCAATTAATTAATGtccatatacatatatatttatatacatacatttataaatgttttttttagctatagaattaatatgtttaatatatttcatctacttttcattttaaatatatgaaattaCCATATCTTGTTatagtaatatttttagtgCTATTTCTTTcaaattttgtttaataaaaaaataccgAAAAAAATAGCCTTTCTacaaatacatatatttttttttatttacatgcCTCAATTCATTATGgggatattttttttttgacaattttgtattttattttttttaaagtaaaacatttttcaaacatttttgaaatttataatattattaaaatgtagATCAAGCCTTtctcaaaaatataaaaataaagtacctaatttatagaataatattttttccttttcgtCACTTCATGATTGTAGTTTGTGGTGAGtaaagaattttttttaattttatttcatttagtTATTTTTGGCataccattttttatatgttataataaattgcccaatgaatttatttgtattaataCCACGCTGTTTTACTAATTGTAGTATGGTATCTGATACAATTTATTCGGGCTTGTTTGTttgattataaaaaaagaagtctaaaaatgtatttgtGTTAGCAtgtattttacatatttttgtgaTATAATGACCTAACAAAAATTggctattattattaacacgtatattatattatacgCTTAGTTTTGGGCTACTTATATATTCGAGGTACAATGTAAAagtacatataaatattcatatgcATACACACATGTATAATATGATGATTTAAGTTAAAAGTAGCATGTCCCATTCGAATAATaacacaaaataaaattacaccaccaataataataataaaattgattatgaaatataaaCTCCTATTGGTAATAGCATTTGGcgttttttcctttttatccATTTCTAattgttatattataaaatacattAAATTGAAAGGTGAAAATagctttttatttcataaagagaaaaaaaaaaaaaaaatttatgtaaaaaatggtTGGCATAATAGCTCGAAAAATGACTATagaaaagagaaaaaagtatttcaaattttgaattcattttcatcaaatCCAAATTCAGATGATGAAACAGAAAAAAGTCAgggaataaaaaacaacatctttaatattaatcCTAATTATAATGAGGATGATAGTAAAGCGGATAAAGAAAAGGAGGAAAGTAAATTACCATCAACATCAGAAttgaaagaaaatgaacatGCAAATAGTCACTTCTCATGTAATCAAACATCCCTTGATGAATCTGAAGATGGAATAAACAAATCAGAAAACTCTTATGAAACcgaatgtaaaaataatgtagaaGCATGTGATAGAGATGATCAAGGGATAGAAAAAGAAGAGATGGacgaaaataaaaaatatgcaaaaaatataaaatataatgatttaAAGATTATTCGAAATTTGCCATTAATATCAATTATAGGGCGACCTAATGTAGGGAAGTCTACGATATTTAATAGACTTACACGTAAATTTCAAGAGGGTAGTATAGTTTTAGATAAACCAAGTACAAGAGATAAATTTTATGGAAAATCGGAATGGGATGGATATAGATTTGAGGTTGTTGATACAGGGggattattatttgaagatgaaaatttttCTAAAGAAATTAGGgatcaaattttattagcTCTTGAAGAGTCTTCTGTTGTTCTATTCGTTGTTGATGGTATAAATGGTGTGCATCCTGTTGATCTTGAAATATGTCGATTTCTCAggaaatttattaaaaaaaaatataataaaataatttctaAACAATCTAAAAATGGTAAACATGATGAATCGAAAGGAGAGTCCCTAAAAAATGATCAGCAAAAAACATATTGCAATAATATtgacaataataatgaaaatccGACTGATAATCCATCCCAAAACTGCTTATCCGATGCAagtaatgaaataaattgtaATAAATCGGGGGCATCTCAAAATGAGGAGCATCTTTCGGATGATACAAATAAGATTGAAGAGGAAACTCCAAAGCAAAATGAACTTTTAAAGGTTATTGTTTGTGTTAACAAATGTGAATCTTATAAAGACGGATATATTAAAGCACAAAACTTTTGGGAGTTAGGATTTGAAACACCATTCCCATGTAGTGGTATACACGGGAACGGGTTATCTGAAATATTAGATGaatgcataaaatatataaaaaaggtaaaaataaatgaattagaagaagaagaaaatgaagaaaatacaaTTAATATTAGTTTTATAGGGAAACCAAATACTGGTAAATCTagcatattaaataaaatattaaattgtaATCGTTTTATAGTTTCTCCAATAGCTGGAACAACTATAGATTCAATTGATGTTTTAGTTAAAGGGAAAGATGATAAAAGAATTTATAGACTTATTGATACAGCTGGtatacaaaaaagaaaaaaaaatgttccatttaatgaaaaaacgaaatttgaatatttattatttaatagaACTGAAAAGGCTATAAAAAGAAGTGATGTATGTATACTAGTTATTGACTCATTTAATGGGATTAGTAGtcatgatataaatattgcaagaaaaatattggaagaaaataaaagttgTATAATTTGTTGTAATAAATGGGatctaatatataataaaaatgatatatttaatgacacaaaaaattatgtactTAATCTTTTAAAGCCTATAGATTTTTCGgatgttttatttgtatcaGCCAAAACATCACAAAGattatcaaatatatttcaacaTGCAGAAGAagcttataaaaattacacCCGACGATTAAATACTAATACTTTaaatcaaattataaaagaagCACTTTTGCTTAGGCCCCCTGTCCCTATAAAAGGAAaaacattaaatatatattatgctaTTCAAGCACATATTAAACCACCTggatttgtttttttttgtaattctGAAAAATCcgcatatttaaattatactAAATATTTGGAAAATAGAATAAGAGAAGCATTTAATATACGTGCAACCCCaatcaaaatttattataaacaaaagaaaaaaagacgccttttgaaaaaattcaaaGATCCAGATAAATATAACCTTGATATTCAagatattcaaaaaaaatttcttGAAAGCCAAGCTCAAAAGAATGCCCTTAGTGATTCCAAAAAGGGAGTGTAAACTTGTTTCACCAAAGAAccaaaacaaacaaaaattaaaatgaaatgcttatgcatatatattaaaactataatttgtaaaatgaaatagtaattttttaattttttatttttttcgtttttttgaaacttttttttatatataatttatttaaaaaaaaaacttccAAATTTTGCAATTAATAGGAAGCataaaacattattaaaaaaaatgggtaCAAAATGGGCATGCATATGCAATGCTCATATATTTGAAACCgtttattgtaaaaaataactaaaaaaatcgtgaaaaaaatatatgattaacctttaaagataaaaatatagaataaaaaatatttaattaaaattgaaGGTAATCCTTGTTAGAGAATCTTGTACATGAtccaaatttaaattattgtcTCCTTCAATATCTTCATTacttttaaatgataaaaaattgctATTACCATAAGTTTCtcttacattttttattaaatttccAATATAATCATCTGATGAATTTTGActactattatttatttctttgaTGTTTATTTTCTCTTCTTTATCTGAACATGTATTACAATTATCTTTTAATCCTGCATTTCCACCATCACAACTGCTACCACTTTCATGATTTCTATAATTCGaatcatttatttctgGAACATTGTCTTCATCCTCTTTATTATCACTACACCCAATTATATCAGTATTCGTTGGGGTTGTGTTTTCTTGAGTATCTATCAAGTCGAATTGTTCTTCAGAGTTCATTTCATAATATGGATTTTGTATTCTGTCTAAATTTGCTTCATCttgatttatattataaaatgtgcttgatttttcaaaaagtaataattttatataaaatcggatttttgaattttctCCTTGACGTTGTggatcattttttaaataatcaattattttttcataatttataatttgattaataaattttaaaaaagagtaattatctttatcatatactgtattttttaatttcttagttttaaaaaatccatcaacattttcatcatcTGTTTCATCGTTTTCACTACATGATGACTCAAATGAATCACAATTATCacttatatcattattattttctttctctatatttattatattttctcttATCTccttttcataatatttattatacacATTTGACAAATCGctgctattattttttttgcaaaaaGTATAGTgttcttcattatttgatatattagtatcatcaaattttttagaatgtattttatttttttcagtaATTTCTTCTTTATAGTATTGGCTTGTGGACATGCTTTCATAAGTTAAGTGGATAGGGCCATTCTCACATTTTTTCTcatttacatttattttttttaacgtGTCTTTTCCAAAAAtcgaattatttttattagacTCATGACACTTTTTAATGGCCTGAATTATACTTTTTGTATCCTTTTGTTgattattacaattttctatatttttatttgtgttATAATGTTTCTTGTGTATATCCCTTTTTATGTTTTCTGTAGTAATTcctttaaaattttctaaGTTctctttaaaataattaatcaTTTGttcattaataaaattttttcctttaataacaattattattttttttaatttaaaattttctgattttaaaaaatcgataatatttttaaagtatatatttggaaatatagtaatgtaataatttttgggatataataattcaattttatttatagtgtctgaaaaattatataaaacattttttatgttatgAAAAACTAGCCGTTCAGTATGATCTGATTCGTAATCATTAAAGGAATATAAACtttcataattataaattcttAAAAGTTCAATTGGTGGTTTTGCCCAAAATGGTAAATCagataaatatgaaaaaagggcatagaataatatatcatgGATTAGTAATCTATAAGAAAGTTCAAGACCTCTTAATTTCGGATTTAATAATGGATCTTCGCATGCATATTGTAATATGCCTGAATCATATAGGGGTAGACAAAATTTTGGTAATAGACgcagtaaatatatataatcattaATTGGCTCGAAAACAGTTTGAATAGTAAGTAATTTTGatgaattataaaaaatatcaattGTTGGAATAGACTCAGaataattatcatttattatctTATCTCTAGCATTATATATTGGGTTAAATGTTCcaattatatcattttttttccaaatatCTGGAGCATTTTCTGGCACCTCAATATTCCCTTTACTCCATCCGCTATTTCttctattatttatattgctATTATCATCGCGCTCATAATCATTGTGCTTTCCTTTAAGTAAGTGTAAAATATCACGAGTTCGACTGTCTACTTCCACAGTTTTTCCATGCATCTTcaaatcatttattttttcccatGCTCTCTTTTGTCTATTTATTCTTTCCTTATTAAAAGAGATGTCTGATGGATATACATCCTTATGAAGAAGTTTCAAATTaacatattcatttatattgcTATTTACTTCTAAACTCTCCTTTAAATTTTGGTATTTAAAgtttttattcaaaaaataaaagtttaaTAAGGGAAAACACAATTCtttatcttcattttttatattttttaataaattatttatatcttccCTCTGTTCACTATTATTTCCTATGTCATAACAATGGATTATTTtcctttcattttttgtttcattgTTTTTTGCGGACCCCCAattaatcattttttgtcCCCCATTCGTTCTTTATATGCGTGAAATGtggaaaattatttttttatatattttttaaagcgCGACAATATACAATCTCaatagaaaaatgaaaaataaaaaatggagaaTTTAATTATCAAATGAATGAAACAAACACGCttatcataataaaaaaaattaatgaaaattttggGGAATAGGAAAATAAgggattaaaaaaagagaaacaaaataaatgtttcaaaaattatttaacaaAAGTTACAccaaattttcatttaaatcatACATTATCTTtcaacaaatataaatattttttgttattattatacatatatattttttaagaaaaaataaagaataatttaatatgttGTAAACTTTTAGCCTActgatataatatatatagtataattttttcgatgttttttttttaatgtgtGCACGCTAATTCAATTTTGTATAACATAGTATAacctatatatttttattttatttattttatttttttgaggAATAAAAAGGAGTTAATAgacttatatattttttagtaatttcatttttttccattttatatatttacatacataatgattatataaatatagacatgtattatatatacatttttttaataaaatttattttatttttttttaaggaACAAACTAGCTAAAATGGAAATTATAtcgttaaaaaaaaattgtctataaaatgaaacaataaaataaaaatttcgTTTtaagtatttattttatgttccTATATAACAATTAAAACTACTCCACatactatttattatttgaaacaaataatggatttatatttgaaaattattatgcataaatatCATTGCAATTGGTGCAAGGAtttataagtatataatGACAAACGGTGAGatcattttaaatatgtctATTATATGcccatatatattatgtatatattatagcCATATTTTTCACATAAATATTCACATCAAATGTGGTATTATGTACTAGttagcatatatatatgagtTATATCACTCTTTATTCAGTATATTCCTGCTTATACCCATACATTGTtagaattaaaatattgtgAATAAGAAATTTACAAGTTCATTGTATGTTATACAATATGATACGATATATCTAATAACAGATTGCTTAAAGCTTATGAAAGagaatataataacttttaaggtataaatttgtaaatatttttcacatAATGCTATGAAATTtcctaaaaaatatataaataaattgtattttttttaaatgggtttatttattatatctcGTATTATGTTCCCTTTAAAATATTcgttaaaaaattaacaatattttattatacacatttatatgtattttattgaGGATTACaccttttatatatatattttttcattgtaaaatttaattataaacttctataagaaaataaattggCGCTTTAAAGGTTTAGCATATTatactattaaaaaaaatgcaatgtatatatttatgaaatttGGTTATTTCTTtcctattatttatgttatatCCAGTACCAAAATAGAGTTTTGGGTTAAGGCACATATAATATCATtgtaaaagaaatatatggGATTCGCTTATTACCAGCAAATGGAATTTTATtcaaatgaatattttgcCTAGAAACGGCTTCTAtttacaattatataaaatatagaattaTTACGTTAGTTTTTAAAACGGGATCGATTAATATGCTATATG is a window of Plasmodium vinckei vinckei genome assembly, chromosome: PVVCY_14 DNA encoding:
- a CDS encoding GTP-binding protein, putative, which produces MKYKLLLVIAFGVFSFLSISNCYIIKYIKLKGENSFLFHKEKKKKKIYVKNGWHNSSKNDYRKEKKVFQILNSFSSNPNSDDETEKSQGIKNNIFNINPNYNEDDSKADKEKEESKLPSTSELKENEHANSHFSCNQTSLDESEDGINKSENSYETECKNNVEACDRDDQGIEKEEMDENKKYAKNIKYNDLKIIRNLPLISIIGRPNVGKSTIFNRLTRKFQEGSIVLDKPSTRDKFYGKSEWDGYRFEVVDTGGLLFEDENFSKEIRDQILLALEESSVVLFVVDGINGVHPVDLEICRFLRKFIKKKYNKIISKQSKNGKHDESKGESLKNDQQKTYCNNIDNNNENPTDNPSQNCLSDASNEINCNKSGASQNEEHLSDDTNKIEEETPKQNELLKVIVCVNKCESYKDGYIKAQNFWELGFETPFPCSGIHGNGLSEILDECIKYIKKVKINELEEEENEENTINISFIGKPNTGKSSILNKILNCNRFIVSPIAGTTIDSIDVLVKGKDDKRIYRLIDTAGIQKRKKNVPFNEKTKFEYLLFNRTEKAIKRSDVCILVIDSFNGISSHDINIARKILEENKSCIICCNKWDLIYNKNDIFNDTKNYVLNLLKPIDFSDVLFVSAKTSQRLSNIFQHAEEAYKNYTRRLNTNTLNQIIKEALLLRPPVPIKGKTLNIYYAIQAHIKPPGFVFFCNSEKSAYLNYTKYLENRIREAFNIRATPIKIYYKQKKKRRLLKKFKDPDKYNLDIQDIQKKFLESQAQKNALSDSKKGV